Below is a window of Hydrogenovibrio crunogenus DNA.
TAAGTCGAATTCGAGCTTTTTTAGTTAAAGGTGAGACATTGGCTAAAATTGGAAAAGAGTATCAGTTATCTGATTATTTGATGCTAGGACCTGGCGAGTTGAAGAGTGGCGGTTATCGCCGTGAATCGATCATTGCCGATACCGTTGAAGCGATTATTGCGTCTGTTTACGAAGATGGTGGGTTAGATGCTTGCCGTGCTTTTGTAATGCGCCTTTATGAAAATCGATTGAAAGAATTAGACCCCTCTAAAATTGGAAAAGATCCAAAAACACGATTACAAGAGTTCTTGCAGTCAAATCGTGAACAACTGCCTGAGTACAGTGTGATGACGGTGAATGGTCCGGCACATGCACAAGAGTTTACTGTGTCGTGTTATGTGGCAAAATTAAATAGAAAATTTGAAGCCACAGCGACAAATCGTAGAAAAGCTGAACAAGTCGCTGCTCAAGAAGCCTTAGATATTTTGGAGAACAATCATCATGACTGAAGAAATAAACACTCCAGAAAATACGGCTATGAGCTCGCCTTATCATGCAGGTTTTGTGGCGGTTATTGGGCGTCCAAATGTCGGTAAGTCGACCATCATGAATGGATTGTTGGGGCAAAAATTAAGTATTACGTCACCCAAGCCGCAAACCACACGCCATCGAATTCATGGCATTCATACGACAGAGCACTTTCAAATTGTATTTGTGGATACACCGGGCATGCATTTGGGAGCTTCAAAGTCAATTAATCGTTATATGAACAGAGCGGCTAACAGTGCTTTTGGGGACGTTGATGCTGTTTTATTTGTTGTAGAGGCAGGACGATGGTCAAAAGAAGATCAAGCCGTCGCGGATAAGTGTCAAAACTTAGATGTTCCTGTGATTGTGCTGGTCAATAAAATTGATAAGTTCAAGCAGAAAGAAGAATTGTTTCCTTTTCTACAAAAAGTGGGAGAAAAAGTGCCTTTTGAAGCATTGATTCCGGTTTCAGCCTATACCAAATCTGGATTTGATGCCATTGAAACAGAAATTCTAAAGCATATACCTGAGCAGCCTGCTATTTTTCCTGAAGACTATATCACTGATCGATCGACACGTTTTTTGGCATCAGAAATTGTACGTGAGAAATTGATGCGTACCTTGGGTGATGAAGTGCCTTATGGAGCGACAGTTGAGATCGAACAGTTTAAATTTGACGAAGAAGAAAATCGTTGGCATATCAATGCCTTGATTTTGGTGGAAAGACCTGGTCAAAAACAAATTGTGATTGGGAAGAAAGGTGAGCAAATCAAACAAATGGGGATTCAGGCCAGAAAAGACTTGATGCACTTATTGGATAGCCGAGTGCATCTTGAGTTGTGGGTCAAGGTGAAGGAAAATTGGTCAGATGATGAACGCGCTTTGGCAAGCTTAGGATATACCGAAGATCACCGTTAATCATCTCGAAGCCAGTACTGAGTAGGAGAGCGACTTGGCGACAGATATCGAACAACAGGCTTTTGTGTTACATCGTCGTCCTTATCGTGAAACGAGTCTACTGGTCACTTTTTTTACCCCTGACTATGGTAAACAGAATGCGGTGATTAAAGGGGTACGTTCAAGCAGTAAAACAGCTCGGGCCAAACAAGCTTGGTTACAACCTTTTCAAGGTTTGAATATCAGTTGGCGAGAAAAAACCAATCATTCATCGGATTTGGTTTCCCTAAGACAGTTAGAACCAAATCATGTTCGCTTTCCATTGGGGGGCGAGGGCAGTATTTGTGGTCTGTACCTAAATGAACTGTTGTATCGGTTATTGTACCCTTCCTTGGAGGTAACCGGACTGTTTGAAGAGTATCAGCAGGCACTTTATGATTTGGCGCTTGCTGAAGATCGTTACCAGCAAGCTTGGGTTTTAAGGCAGTTTGAGTTTGCTTTGTTGTCAGAGTTAGGATATGCGTTTCAGACGGAAGTCGATTATTATCAGCAACCAATTCAGGCCGACAAAAAATACCTTTTTCATTTAGAGTTAGGTCTCTTCCCGGAGCCTTTTTCTCAAATCTCGTTGGATCAAAATCAGGGCGTTGTTATTTCGGGCCAATGTCTGTTGTTGTTCGCACAAAAAACGTATTGTGAATCATGTTTGACTGAATGGAAGCGGTTGTTTCGATATGTTCTCACACCATACTTAGGGCAAAAGCCTATTCAGACCCGATCATTGTTTCAATCATAATGTAATAAACCTATTGGGTTTATGCATCAGTACGAAGGAAAAACTATGAATCCTATTTTTTTAGGTTTAAATATTGATCATGTTGCTACATTACGCCAGGCCAGAGGCACGCGTTATCCAGATCCGATTAAGGCGGCTCTAGATGCAGAAATGGCAGGAGCGGACAGTATTACCTTGCACTTACGTGAAGATCGTAGACATATTCAGGATGCGGACGTTTATCGCTTGTCTGAACTGCGCCAG
It encodes the following:
- the rnc gene encoding ribonuclease III codes for the protein MSEVEKQAKLNRLSKSLGYQYKNIEFLQRALTHRSMGAKNNERLEFLGDSLVNFMIADALFHQFHKISEGDLSRIRAFLVKGETLAKIGKEYQLSDYLMLGPGELKSGGYRRESIIADTVEAIIASVYEDGGLDACRAFVMRLYENRLKELDPSKIGKDPKTRLQEFLQSNREQLPEYSVMTVNGPAHAQEFTVSCYVAKLNRKFEATATNRRKAEQVAAQEALDILENNHHD
- the era gene encoding GTPase Era, which encodes MTEEINTPENTAMSSPYHAGFVAVIGRPNVGKSTIMNGLLGQKLSITSPKPQTTRHRIHGIHTTEHFQIVFVDTPGMHLGASKSINRYMNRAANSAFGDVDAVLFVVEAGRWSKEDQAVADKCQNLDVPVIVLVNKIDKFKQKEELFPFLQKVGEKVPFEALIPVSAYTKSGFDAIETEILKHIPEQPAIFPEDYITDRSTRFLASEIVREKLMRTLGDEVPYGATVEIEQFKFDEEENRWHINALILVERPGQKQIVIGKKGEQIKQMGIQARKDLMHLLDSRVHLELWVKVKENWSDDERALASLGYTEDHR
- the recO gene encoding DNA repair protein RecO; its protein translation is MATDIEQQAFVLHRRPYRETSLLVTFFTPDYGKQNAVIKGVRSSSKTARAKQAWLQPFQGLNISWREKTNHSSDLVSLRQLEPNHVRFPLGGEGSICGLYLNELLYRLLYPSLEVTGLFEEYQQALYDLALAEDRYQQAWVLRQFEFALLSELGYAFQTEVDYYQQPIQADKKYLFHLELGLFPEPFSQISLDQNQGVVISGQCLLLFAQKTYCESCLTEWKRLFRYVLTPYLGQKPIQTRSLFQS